A genomic segment from Aegilops tauschii subsp. strangulata cultivar AL8/78 chromosome 1, Aet v6.0, whole genome shotgun sequence encodes:
- the LOC109777525 gene encoding protein DESIGUAL 2, translated as MKMDQKMIIVCSVVGSLGVLSAVLGFSAEGTKLTVSDLYVGGGLCLYPQNPALGLGVCAVIFLVVAQIAFAVVGGCCGCCRSRAIPSETNRIIGVVCAVFSWIMAIIAFALLVTGAAWNTTGTREPSPFGLCYVLKDGIFAGGAVLTLVATALGLTSYVMLRGQPATAAAAPKEGEQMPPGAAGTTTGQPQFPQQPPQGQAPPNYPQHSPPPQGQGYGQAPNPHYAPPPAQGQGYGAHAPNQQQQQQLPPPPGRGYGQYPPPKGDEQV; from the exons ATGAAAATGGATCAGAAGATGATCATCGTGTGCTCCGTCGTCGGCTCTCTCGGGGTGCTCAGTGCCGTCCTGGGGTTCTCAGCCGAGGGCACGAAGCTCACC GTTTCGGACTTGTACGTGGGTGGAGGGCTGTGCCTGTACCCGCAGAACCCCGCGCTCGGGCTGGGGGTGTGCGCGGTCATCTTCCTGGTGGTAGCCCAGATCGCCTTCGCGGTCGTCGGCGGCTGCTGCGGCTGCTGCAGGTCCCGCGCCATCCCCTCCGAGACCAACCGGATCATCGGCGTCGTCTGCGCCGTCTTCTCATG GATCATGGCGATAATCGCGTTCGCGCTGCTGGTGACGGGCGCGGCGTGGAACACCACCGGGACGCGGGAGCCGTCACCGTTCGGGCTGTGCTACGTCCTCAAGGACGGCATCTTCGCCGGCGGCGCCGTGCTCACGCTGGTCGCCACGGCCCTCGGGCTCACCTCCTACGTCATGCTCCGCGGGCAGCcggccactgccgccgccgcgcccaaGGAAGGCGAGCAGAtgccgccgggcgccgccgggACGACGACGGGGCAGCCGCAGTTCCCGCAGCAGCCTCCCCAGGGGCAGGCGCCACCCAACTACCCGCAGCACTCTCCGCCGCCCCAGGGGCAGGGGTACGGCCAAGCGCCGAACCCTCACTACGCGCCTCCTCCGGCACAAGGACAAGGCTATGGAGCGCACGCACCcaaccagcagcagcagcagcagctacCCCCGCCTCCTGGACGAGGCTACGGGCAGTACCCTCCCCCTAAAGGAGACGAACAGGTGTAA
- the LOC120961818 gene encoding uncharacterized protein — translation MDQRTIIMCSVVGSLGVLSAILGFSAEGTKLTISDLYVGGGLCLYPQNPALGLGVCAVIFLVVAQIVFAVVGGCCGCCRSRAIPSETNRIIGVVCAVFSWISAMIAFGLLAEGAAWNSTGTRYSSVYGYCYVLKDGIFAGGAVLTLVATALGLTSYVMLRKQPTAAAAAAAAPKAGEQTPAGGAGIAMGQPQFPQQASPQGQGYGQAPPSYPQYSPPPQGQQGYGQAPNVQFPPAASPPYGQAPNPHYPPPPAQGYAPNHHHHQQQFPPPPAQGYGAHAPNQQHPPPAHGYGAHAPNQQFPPASPPPAHGYGPHTPPNGHEQV, via the exons ATGGATCAGAGGACGATCATCATGTGCTCGGTCGTCGGCTCCCTCGGGGTGCTGAGTGCCATCCTGGGGTTCTCAGCCGAAGGCACGAAGCTCACC ATTTCGGACTTGTATGTGGGTGGAGGGCTGTGCCTGTATCCCCAGAACCCGGCGCTCGGGCTCGGGGTGTGCGCCGTAATCTTCCTGGTCGTAGCCCAGATCGTCTTCGCGGTCGTCGGCGGCTGCTGCGGCTGCTGCAGGTCCCGCGCCATCCCCTCCGAGACCAACCGGATCATCGGCGTCGTCTGCGCCGTCTTCTCATG GATTTCGGCGATGATCGCGTTCGGGCTGCTGGCGGAGGGCGCTGCGTGGAACTCCACCGGGACGCGGTACTCGTCAGTGTACGGGTATTGCTACGTCCTTAAGGACGGCATCTTCGCCGGCGGCGCCGTGCTCACGCTCGTCGCCACGGCCCTCGGGCTCACCTCCTACGTCATGCTCCGCAAGCAGcctaccgccgccgccgccgccgccgccgcgcccaagGCAGGCGAGCAgacgccggcgggcggcgccgggatCGCGATGGGGCAGCCGCAGTTCCCGCAGCAGGCTTCTCCGCAGGGGCAAGGGTACGGGCAGGCGCCGCCTAGCTACCCGCAGTACTCGCCGCCGCCTCAGGGACAGCAGGGGTACGGCCAAGCGCCGAACGTGCAGTTCCCTCCTGCCGCTTCTCCTCCATACGGCCAGGCGCCCAACCCGCACTACCCACCTCCTCCGGCACAAGGCTACGCacccaaccaccaccaccaccagcagcagttcccacctcctccggcgcaagGCTACGGGGCGCACGCGCCGAACCAGCAGCACCCTCCTCCCGCTCATGGCTACGGAGCGCACGCGCCGAACCAGCAGTTTCCCCCGgcttctcctcctcctgctcATGGCTATGGACCGCACACGCCTCCTAATGGACACGAACAGGTGTAA